Sequence from the Streptomyces sp. NBC_00358 genome:
ACGGGAAGCTCGCCCGGCGCTGGAACCAGATCAGCAGCCTCGGCCGGCTGCTGGATCCCGCGGCCGACCGGCTCTACATTCTGTCGACGATCGTCGGTCTCACCTGGCGCGGGATTCTTCCGATCTGGCTGACGGCCGCGCTTCTCGCGCGTGAGCTGGTCCTGCTGGTGATGGTGTGGATCCTCCGCCGGCACGGCTATCCGCCCCCGCAGGTGAACTTCCTCGGGAAGGCGGCCACCTTCAACCTGATGTACGCCTTCCCGTTGCTGCTGCTCAGTGACGCGAGCGGCTGGATCGCGTCAGTGGGCGCTATTTTCGGATGGGCGTTCGCCGGATGGGGTACAACGCTGTATTGGTGGGCAGGAGTCCTCTACGTGGTACAGGTCCGCCGGTTGGTCCGGGCGGACACCATGGCC
This genomic interval carries:
- a CDS encoding CDP-alcohol phosphatidyltransferase family protein; this encodes MEVQETRVQTDRVLTIPNILSMARLVGVPIFLWLILRPEFGGPKSDGWALLVLMLSGISDYLDGKLARRWNQISSLGRLLDPAADRLYILSTIVGLTWRGILPIWLTAALLARELVLLVMVWILRRHGYPPPQVNFLGKAATFNLMYAFPLLLLSDASGWIASVGAIFGWAFAGWGTTLYWWAGVLYVVQVRRLVRADTMAD